A genomic region of Corticium candelabrum chromosome 6, ooCorCand1.1, whole genome shotgun sequence contains the following coding sequences:
- the LOC134181375 gene encoding S-formylglutathione hydrolase-like, with translation MALTQISSQKSFGGYQNVYSHESKSTQGKMTFAAFLPATIEKEKAPVLYWLSGLTCTHENFMQKSGFQRYAAQHGIVVVLPDTSPRGCCIEGENDSWDFGSGAGFYVNATEEKWKKHYNMYSYITQELPSLIDTNLNVDSGRQSITGHSMGGHGALTCTLNNPGMYQSVSAFAPICNPIDCPWGRKAFTGYLGTDTATWKQYDATELVKSYNGPLSQILIDQGSADKFLLEKQLLPEKFIEACRGTGIAVVLRMQDGYDHSYYFVSTFLEDHFNHHAQFLKN, from the exons ATGGCTCTCACGCAAATCTCTTCTCAGAAATCGTTTGGTGGCTATCAGAACGTCTACTCACATGAAAGCAAGAGTACTCAGGGCAAAATGACGTTTGCAGCGTTTCTGCCAGCAACGATTGAGAAGGAGAAAGCTCCTGTGCTTTACTGGCTGTCAGGactcacgtgcacgcatgaGAACTTTATGCAGAAATCAGGATTTCAAAGATATGCAGCCCAACATggaattgttgttgttttgccGGATACTTCACCGc gtgGGTGTTGCATTGAAGGAGAAAATGACAGCTGGGATTTTGGTAGTGGGGCAGGATTCTATGTGAATGCTACAGAAGAAAAATGGAAGAAACATTACAACATGTACTCTTATATTACACAAGAG TTGCCATCTCTCATCGACACCAACCTCAATGTAGACTCAGGCAGACAGTCAATCACTGGACACAG TATGGGTGGTCATGGAGCCCTTACTTGTACTCTTAATAATCCTGGAATGTATCAA TCTGTATCAGCATTTGCCCCGATTTGTAATCCCATTGACTGTCCATGGGGAAGAAAGGCATTTACTGGTTACCTTGGAACAGACACAGCTACTTGGAAG CAATATGATGCAACTGAGCTAGTGAAGAGCTATAATGGTCCTCTTTCTCAAATTCTCATTGACCAG GGAAGTGCTGACAAATTCCTTCTTGAAAAACAGCTATTGCCAGAAAAGTTTATTGAAGCATGTCGTGGTACTGGTATTGCAGTTGTCCTTCGAATGCAAGAT GGCTACGATCACAGCTATTACTTTGTTTCTACATTTCTAGAAGATCATTTCAACCATCACGCACAGTTTCTCAAGAACTAA
- the LOC134181373 gene encoding AP-3 complex subunit delta-1-like isoform X2, translated as MFEKSMHDLVRGIRNNRQNEARYIATCIDEIKRELKQENMNVKANAVAKLLYLQMLGYDISWAAFNVIEVMSSQKFTHKRIGYLCATQSFHEETDVLMLTTNMIKKDMSSQSQYEAAVALNGLSCFITSDLARDLANDLMSLLAAIRPYVKKHAILVMYKVFLNFPDALRPAFARLKDRLEDADAGVQSAAVNVICELARKNPRNYLSLAPVFFKLMSSSTNNWMLIKIIKLFGALAPLEPRLGKKLTEPLTNLIHSTSAMSLLYECVNTMIAAVPSHTASMQLCVTKLRVMIEDPDQNLKYLGLLSLGRILKYHPKVVQAHKDMILKCLEDKDESIRLRCLDLIYGMVSRKNLTEIIKKLMVHVDHAEGAAYRDELVCKITEICSQNNYQFVTNFEWYVTVLVELTKVEGTRHGRLLADQMLDVAIRVKTVRPFAVKQMAVLLDNLHLLSRNPGQQGACEVLYAAAWVCGEFSEYLDDPRSTLECMLRSRVTTLPPYVQSVFIHNVIKLYSHMLSQAEQKGDDDAGDFEDLREKIKEKLVVFVGSADLEVQERASCAIQLLKYLNKLQEKDVNGVAELAALFVGELNPVAPKAQRKVPVPEGLDLDKWINDPPSESEEESFSMEKAFFGNDVEPKRRHRTKEEEEEEEGEMQKRREARRQAQLSNPHYLQAAPKKSTTEIEEIPVTALTLDIPLRISNLGIEDKKSKKKRGKKHRKGKRHGNESSEEEIQPTKHRVEIRTEELPDGAVSTGDEDTVAKQGEDPHKALNIDLDRPLDADEVLPVRQHRVVTGEKEDVEQKDGEAEGKTKERRKKKKDKEKERKRNERKHRKKRTKGADPENDNAAAVVENEDTAEPVVDMVNAVNETVATSDSKPTPEVDDLDFWLSQSDAPVTASATTAEPTVDQKSKEDGVEVVVKNEEVVSKSRHKRGKKEKRDKKKNLKRSEVQEDPVVEEKQEEAEAVDEPEPVIVMTYLPLAADKHVDLTYELRVNPSINNQVVASVVFKNLSDGQLMNMDFNVLDSLNTKMVRPIGSPAHDGIRVPFQLPQGIANESQFAFTVDSILMPQKLRGTLTYMIKRTDGATSEKLDFKLSLPCCAFVIPVPCDGKQFSDLLSGGLLCEAQTVKLSPTKTSKFGQTLCHICSLLHLSVVERVEESASLYGSSIQKHHICLLVKSAEEGKVSVSAKSSDSSFIAHLLTELKSEL; from the exons ATGTTTGAGAAGTCTATGCACGATCTTGTGCGTGGTATTcgaaacaacagacagaatgag GCACGATATATTGCCACATGTATTGATGAAATCAAGAGAGAGCTAAAGCAAGAGAACATGAACGTGAAAGCAAACGCCGTGGCAAAACTTCTTTAT CTTCAAATGTTAGGATATGATATTAGCTGGGCGGCATTCAACGTCATTGAGGTGATGAGCTCGCAGAAATTTACGCATAAG CGTATCGGATATTTGTGTGCGACTCAATCATTTCATGAAGAGACAGATGTTCTCATGTTGACAACCAACATGATAAAAAAG GACATGTCAAGTCAGAGTCAATATGAGGCAGCAGTTGCTCTTAATGGCTTGAGTTGCTTTATCACTAGCGATCTTGCAAGAGATCTAGCTAATGATCTCATGTCACTG TTGGCAGCAATAAGGCCTTATGTGAAGAAGCACGCTATTCTAGTTATGTATAAGGTCTTCCTCAACTTTCCTGATGCATTGAGACCAGCATTTGCAAGGCTCAAAGATAGACTGGAAGATGCAGACGCTG GTGTTCAATCAGCTGCAGTTAATGTAATCTGTGAGTTGGCTCGAAAAAATCCTCGAAACTACTTGTCTCTTGCTCCTGTTTTTTTCAAATTGATGAGCAGCTCTACAAATAACTGGATGCTTATCAAGATCATCAAATTGTTTGGAGCTCTGGCTCCACTAGAGCCTCGTTTGGGAAAGAAATTAACTGAGCCACTAACCAATCTTATTCATTCAACATCAGCTATGTCTCTCTTATACGAATGTGTCAATACAATGATAGCTGCAGTTCCTAGCCACACTGCATCTATGCAGTTGTGTGTGACAAAGCTGCGCGTAATGATTGAAGATCCAGATCAGAACT TGAAATATTTGGGATTGTTGTCTTTGGGGAGAATATTGAAATATCATCCAAAGGTTGTACAAGCACACAA agATATGATTCTGAAATGTCTAGAGGATAAGGATGAGTCTATCCGCTTACGGTGTCTAGATCTAATCTATGGCATGGTCAGTAGGAAGAATCTAACCGAAATCATCAAGAAACTTATGGTTCATGTTGACCATGCAGAAGGAGCAG CTTATCGTGATGAGTTAGTTTGTAAGATCACAGAAATCTGTTCACAAAACAACTACCAATTTGTCACTAACTTTGAATG GTATGTCACGGTGTTAGTGGAGCTGACAAAAGTAGAGGGAACTCGTCATGGTCGTCTTTTAGCAGATCAAATGTTGGATGTTGCAATTAGAGTCAAAACTGTTCGACCATTTGCCGTCAAACAGATG GCAGTTCTATTGGACAATTTGCATCTGCTGAGTCGTAATCCTGGGCAACAGGGAGCGTGTGAGGTGCTCTATGCTGCTGCCTGGGTTTGTGGTGAATTTTCAGAATATTTGGATGATCCTCGCTCAACATTGGAATGTATGTTGAGATCAAGAGTGACAACCCTGCCACCTTACGTTCAGAGTGTGTTTATTCACAATGTTATCAAATTATACTCTCATATGCTTAGCCAAGCAGAACAAAAG GGGGATGATGATGCTGGAGATTTTGAAGATCTTAGAGAAAAAATCAAAGAGAAGCTGGTTGTGTTCGTTGGTTCTGCTGACTTGGAAGTTCAAGAGAGAGCATCATGTGCAATCCAACTTCTCAAGTACCTAAATAAACTCCAAGAGAAAG ATGTGAATGGTGTAGCAGAACTTGCTGCTCTGTTTGTTGGAGAACTTAATCCTGTAGCACCAAAGGCTCAACGGAAAGTGCCAGTACCAGAAGG TCTTGATCTTGACAAGTGGATCAATGATCCTCCATCAGAAAGTGAAGAGGAAAGTTTCAGTATGGAGAAAGCTTTTTTTGGAAATGATGTTGAGCCAAAGAG AAGACACAGAActaaagaagaagaagaggaagaagaaggaGAAATGCAGAAG AGAAGGGAAGCTAGGCGTCAAGCTCAACTCAGTAACCCTCATTATTTGCAAGCAGCTCCAAAG AAGTCAACAACAGAGATTGAGGAAATTCCAGTGACAGCATTGACCTTGGACATTCCTTTGAGAATCTCAAACCTGGGAATAGAAGATAAGAAATCTAAGAAAAAGAGAGGCAAGAAGCACAGGAAAGGAAAGAGACATGGAAATGAAAGTAGTGAAGAAGAGATACAGCCAACTAAACACAGAGTAGAAATACGAACAGAAGAACTGCCTGATGGAGCAGTGTCAACTGGAGACGAAGACACA GTTGCCAAGCAGGGTGAAGATCCTCATAAAGCATTAAACATTGATTTAGACCGACCTCTTGATGCTGATGAAGTGTTGCCAGTTAGACAGCATAGAGTAGTAACAGGAGAAAAAGAAGACGTGGAACAGAAGGATGGTGAGGCAGAGGGAAAGACAAAAGAAagaaggaagaagaagaaagacaagGAGAAGGAAAGGAAG AGAAATGAAAGGAAACACAGGAAGAAGAGGACAAAGGGAGCAGACCCCGAAAATGACAATG CTGCTGCTGTGGTTGAAAATGAGGATACTGCAGAACCTGTTGTTGACATGGTTAATGCAGTTAACGAAACAGTAGCAACAAGTGATTCTAAGCCTACACCA GAAGTTGATGACCTCGACTTTTGGTTGTCACAGTCTGATGCTCCTGTAACTGCATCTGCAACCACAGCAGAGCCTACTGTAGATCAGAAAAGCAAAGAAGATGGTGTGGAGGTTGTTGTCAAAAATGAGGAGGTCGTGTCAAAGAGCAGACACAAAAGAGGAAAAAAGGAAAAAAGAGATAAAAAGAAAAATCTGAAGAGGTCAGAAGTACAGGAAGATCCAGTTGTagaagagaaacaagaagagGCAGAAGCAGTGGATGAACCAGAACCAGTG ATTGTTATGACTTATCTACCTCTTGCTGCTGACAAGCATGTTGACCTT ACGTATGAACTGAGAGTCAATCCATCTATTAACAATCAAGTTGTAGCATCTGTAGTTTTCAA AAATCTGAGTGATGGACAGCTGATGAACATGGATTTCAATGTGTTGGATTCGTTGAACACAAAGATGGTAAGGCCAATTGGAAGTCCTGCTCATGATGGCATTCGTGTTCCTTTCCAACTACCACAAG GCATTGCCAATGAGTCACAATTTGCATTTACAGTTGACAGTATTTTGATGCCACAGAAACTGAGAGGAACTCTGACATACATGATCAAG AGAACTGATGGTGCAACAAGCGAAAAGCTTGACTTTAAACTCAGCTTGCCATGTTGTGCATTTGTTATTCCTGTTCCTTGTGATGGCAAGCAGTTTTCAGATCTGTTGAGTGGAGGATTGTTGTGTGAAGCTCAAACAGTCAAG TTGAGTCCTACTAAAACGTCAAAGTTTGGACAAACACTTTGCCACATATGCTCTCTTCTTCATCTCTCTGTTGTCGAAAGGGTTGAAGAGAGTGCATCTCTGTATGGATCTTCCATACAGAAACATCacatttgtcttcttgtcaAGTCAGCG
- the LOC134181373 gene encoding AP-3 complex subunit delta-1-like isoform X1, which translates to MFEKSMHDLVRGIRNNRQNEARYIATCIDEIKRELKQENMNVKANAVAKLLYLQMLGYDISWAAFNVIEVMSSQKFTHKRIGYLCATQSFHEETDVLMLTTNMIKKDMSSQSQYEAAVALNGLSCFITSDLARDLANDLMSLLAAIRPYVKKHAILVMYKVFLNFPDALRPAFARLKDRLEDADAGVQSAAVNVICELARKNPRNYLSLAPVFFKLMSSSTNNWMLIKIIKLFGALAPLEPRLGKKLTEPLTNLIHSTSAMSLLYECVNTMIAAVPSHTASMQLCVTKLRVMIEDPDQNLKYLGLLSLGRILKYHPKVVQAHKDMILKCLEDKDESIRLRCLDLIYGMVSRKNLTEIIKKLMVHVDHAEGAAYRDELVCKITEICSQNNYQFVTNFEWYVTVLVELTKVEGTRHGRLLADQMLDVAIRVKTVRPFAVKQMAVLLDNLHLLSRNPGQQGACEVLYAAAWVCGEFSEYLDDPRSTLECMLRSRVTTLPPYVQSVFIHNVIKLYSHMLSQAEQKGDDDAGDFEDLREKIKEKLVVFVGSADLEVQERASCAIQLLKYLNKLQEKDVNGVAELAALFVGELNPVAPKAQRKVPVPEGLDLDKWINDPPSESEEESFSMEKAFFGNDVEPKRRHRTKEEEEEEEGEMQKRREARRQAQLSNPHYLQAAPKKSTTEIEEIPVTALTLDIPLRISNLGIEDKKSKKKRGKKHRKGKRHGNESSEEEIQPTKHRVEIRTEELPDGAVSTGDEDTVAKQGEDPHKALNIDLDRPLDADEVLPVRQHRVVTGEKEDVEQKDGEAEGKTKERRKKKKDKEKERKRNERKHRKKRTKGADPENDNAAAVVENEDTAEPVVDMVNAVNETVATSDSKPTPVSGQQLLEVDDLDFWLSQSDAPVTASATTAEPTVDQKSKEDGVEVVVKNEEVVSKSRHKRGKKEKRDKKKNLKRSEVQEDPVVEEKQEEAEAVDEPEPVIVMTYLPLAADKHVDLTYELRVNPSINNQVVASVVFKNLSDGQLMNMDFNVLDSLNTKMVRPIGSPAHDGIRVPFQLPQGIANESQFAFTVDSILMPQKLRGTLTYMIKRTDGATSEKLDFKLSLPCCAFVIPVPCDGKQFSDLLSGGLLCEAQTVKLSPTKTSKFGQTLCHICSLLHLSVVERVEESASLYGSSIQKHHICLLVKSAEEGKVSVSAKSSDSSFIAHLLTELKSEL; encoded by the exons ATGTTTGAGAAGTCTATGCACGATCTTGTGCGTGGTATTcgaaacaacagacagaatgag GCACGATATATTGCCACATGTATTGATGAAATCAAGAGAGAGCTAAAGCAAGAGAACATGAACGTGAAAGCAAACGCCGTGGCAAAACTTCTTTAT CTTCAAATGTTAGGATATGATATTAGCTGGGCGGCATTCAACGTCATTGAGGTGATGAGCTCGCAGAAATTTACGCATAAG CGTATCGGATATTTGTGTGCGACTCAATCATTTCATGAAGAGACAGATGTTCTCATGTTGACAACCAACATGATAAAAAAG GACATGTCAAGTCAGAGTCAATATGAGGCAGCAGTTGCTCTTAATGGCTTGAGTTGCTTTATCACTAGCGATCTTGCAAGAGATCTAGCTAATGATCTCATGTCACTG TTGGCAGCAATAAGGCCTTATGTGAAGAAGCACGCTATTCTAGTTATGTATAAGGTCTTCCTCAACTTTCCTGATGCATTGAGACCAGCATTTGCAAGGCTCAAAGATAGACTGGAAGATGCAGACGCTG GTGTTCAATCAGCTGCAGTTAATGTAATCTGTGAGTTGGCTCGAAAAAATCCTCGAAACTACTTGTCTCTTGCTCCTGTTTTTTTCAAATTGATGAGCAGCTCTACAAATAACTGGATGCTTATCAAGATCATCAAATTGTTTGGAGCTCTGGCTCCACTAGAGCCTCGTTTGGGAAAGAAATTAACTGAGCCACTAACCAATCTTATTCATTCAACATCAGCTATGTCTCTCTTATACGAATGTGTCAATACAATGATAGCTGCAGTTCCTAGCCACACTGCATCTATGCAGTTGTGTGTGACAAAGCTGCGCGTAATGATTGAAGATCCAGATCAGAACT TGAAATATTTGGGATTGTTGTCTTTGGGGAGAATATTGAAATATCATCCAAAGGTTGTACAAGCACACAA agATATGATTCTGAAATGTCTAGAGGATAAGGATGAGTCTATCCGCTTACGGTGTCTAGATCTAATCTATGGCATGGTCAGTAGGAAGAATCTAACCGAAATCATCAAGAAACTTATGGTTCATGTTGACCATGCAGAAGGAGCAG CTTATCGTGATGAGTTAGTTTGTAAGATCACAGAAATCTGTTCACAAAACAACTACCAATTTGTCACTAACTTTGAATG GTATGTCACGGTGTTAGTGGAGCTGACAAAAGTAGAGGGAACTCGTCATGGTCGTCTTTTAGCAGATCAAATGTTGGATGTTGCAATTAGAGTCAAAACTGTTCGACCATTTGCCGTCAAACAGATG GCAGTTCTATTGGACAATTTGCATCTGCTGAGTCGTAATCCTGGGCAACAGGGAGCGTGTGAGGTGCTCTATGCTGCTGCCTGGGTTTGTGGTGAATTTTCAGAATATTTGGATGATCCTCGCTCAACATTGGAATGTATGTTGAGATCAAGAGTGACAACCCTGCCACCTTACGTTCAGAGTGTGTTTATTCACAATGTTATCAAATTATACTCTCATATGCTTAGCCAAGCAGAACAAAAG GGGGATGATGATGCTGGAGATTTTGAAGATCTTAGAGAAAAAATCAAAGAGAAGCTGGTTGTGTTCGTTGGTTCTGCTGACTTGGAAGTTCAAGAGAGAGCATCATGTGCAATCCAACTTCTCAAGTACCTAAATAAACTCCAAGAGAAAG ATGTGAATGGTGTAGCAGAACTTGCTGCTCTGTTTGTTGGAGAACTTAATCCTGTAGCACCAAAGGCTCAACGGAAAGTGCCAGTACCAGAAGG TCTTGATCTTGACAAGTGGATCAATGATCCTCCATCAGAAAGTGAAGAGGAAAGTTTCAGTATGGAGAAAGCTTTTTTTGGAAATGATGTTGAGCCAAAGAG AAGACACAGAActaaagaagaagaagaggaagaagaaggaGAAATGCAGAAG AGAAGGGAAGCTAGGCGTCAAGCTCAACTCAGTAACCCTCATTATTTGCAAGCAGCTCCAAAG AAGTCAACAACAGAGATTGAGGAAATTCCAGTGACAGCATTGACCTTGGACATTCCTTTGAGAATCTCAAACCTGGGAATAGAAGATAAGAAATCTAAGAAAAAGAGAGGCAAGAAGCACAGGAAAGGAAAGAGACATGGAAATGAAAGTAGTGAAGAAGAGATACAGCCAACTAAACACAGAGTAGAAATACGAACAGAAGAACTGCCTGATGGAGCAGTGTCAACTGGAGACGAAGACACA GTTGCCAAGCAGGGTGAAGATCCTCATAAAGCATTAAACATTGATTTAGACCGACCTCTTGATGCTGATGAAGTGTTGCCAGTTAGACAGCATAGAGTAGTAACAGGAGAAAAAGAAGACGTGGAACAGAAGGATGGTGAGGCAGAGGGAAAGACAAAAGAAagaaggaagaagaagaaagacaagGAGAAGGAAAGGAAG AGAAATGAAAGGAAACACAGGAAGAAGAGGACAAAGGGAGCAGACCCCGAAAATGACAATG CTGCTGCTGTGGTTGAAAATGAGGATACTGCAGAACCTGTTGTTGACATGGTTAATGCAGTTAACGAAACAGTAGCAACAAGTGATTCTAAGCCTACACCAGTTAGTGGACAGCAACTATTA GAAGTTGATGACCTCGACTTTTGGTTGTCACAGTCTGATGCTCCTGTAACTGCATCTGCAACCACAGCAGAGCCTACTGTAGATCAGAAAAGCAAAGAAGATGGTGTGGAGGTTGTTGTCAAAAATGAGGAGGTCGTGTCAAAGAGCAGACACAAAAGAGGAAAAAAGGAAAAAAGAGATAAAAAGAAAAATCTGAAGAGGTCAGAAGTACAGGAAGATCCAGTTGTagaagagaaacaagaagagGCAGAAGCAGTGGATGAACCAGAACCAGTG ATTGTTATGACTTATCTACCTCTTGCTGCTGACAAGCATGTTGACCTT ACGTATGAACTGAGAGTCAATCCATCTATTAACAATCAAGTTGTAGCATCTGTAGTTTTCAA AAATCTGAGTGATGGACAGCTGATGAACATGGATTTCAATGTGTTGGATTCGTTGAACACAAAGATGGTAAGGCCAATTGGAAGTCCTGCTCATGATGGCATTCGTGTTCCTTTCCAACTACCACAAG GCATTGCCAATGAGTCACAATTTGCATTTACAGTTGACAGTATTTTGATGCCACAGAAACTGAGAGGAACTCTGACATACATGATCAAG AGAACTGATGGTGCAACAAGCGAAAAGCTTGACTTTAAACTCAGCTTGCCATGTTGTGCATTTGTTATTCCTGTTCCTTGTGATGGCAAGCAGTTTTCAGATCTGTTGAGTGGAGGATTGTTGTGTGAAGCTCAAACAGTCAAG TTGAGTCCTACTAAAACGTCAAAGTTTGGACAAACACTTTGCCACATATGCTCTCTTCTTCATCTCTCTGTTGTCGAAAGGGTTGAAGAGAGTGCATCTCTGTATGGATCTTCCATACAGAAACATCacatttgtcttcttgtcaAGTCAGCG